The Mangrovimonas cancribranchiae nucleotide sequence CCTCGATTTATTAAAGAAGTGAAAGAGCTTAATAGAGAGGTTGAAAAATTTGACAAGCAGGTGGTAAATAATAGAATATGCTCCGAGGAAACCCTGTATCAAATGCAAGATATTTTAAAACATGTAGTAGAAAGAGGTACCGGGAGGTCGTTGTATTCGCCGTATTTCTCCATGGCTGGAAAAACAGGAACTGCTAAGTCCGAATATTGGATGAAAGACTGGAGTGAAAATCCAAGGTATGTGTCATCATTTGCGGGGTATTTTCCTGCCGAAAACCCAAAATACTCGTGTATCGTTATTATACATAAACCAAGTGTTAAAAAGGGATATTATGGTGCAGATGTTTCTGGACCAGTCTTTAAACGTATTGCACAAAAAATATTTACCGAAACACCTATTGTAGATGAGTTAGAAACTTTAACGATTAAAAATGCGCTAGCTGAAAAAAGCTATCAAAGTTATTTTGATACGGCGCAAACCTATAAAACCATCATGCCAAGTGTTGTAGGAATGCCTTTAATGGATGCAATCTCTTTATTAGAAAATATGGATGTTGATATAAAAGTTATGGCTTCAGGGGAAGGGATTGTAGAGTCGCAATCCGTATCAAGAGGAACAAAATTAAAAGCAAATCAAACAGTTGTAATTAAAGCATGAAACACGCATTAAAAGACATATTATATAAAGTAAGCTTAAATGTCGTTTCAGGAAATACGCATCAAGACATTAATGGTATCCAGTTCGATTCAAGACATGTTAACAAACGCGATGTGTTTGTAGCTATTAAAGGAAGTGCTGTTGATGGTCATGACTATATTGAAACAGCTATAAATAAAGGTGCTGTGGCCATTGTTTGCGAAAAATTACCTAGTGAGAAAGTAGAAAAGGTGACTTATGTTGAGGTGGATAACGCCTCTGTAGCTTTAGCACAAATGGCGTCAAACTATTATGGCGCGCCATCCGAAAATTTAAAATTAGTAGGTGTTACTGGTACAAATGGTAAAACAACCATTGCGTCACTGTTATATCAGTTATTTAAAAACGCGGGTTATAAGGTAGGGTTGCTCTCTACTGTAAAAATTATGGTCGATGATAAAGCGTTTAAAGCAACGCATACAACGCCAGATTCATTAGCAATAAATAAATATTTAAAAATGATGAATGACGACGGTGTGGAATTTTGCTTCATGGAAGTGAGTTCGCATGGTATTCATCAAAATAGAACAAAAGGACTTGTTTTTTCTGGTGGGATTTTTACAAACCTATCGCATGACCATTTAGATTATCACGCGTCATTTGCAGAGTATCGCGATGTAAAAAAACGCTTTTTCGATGAACTTCCTAAAAGTGCTTTTGCGCTGGTAAATACAGATGATAAGAACGGTGCTGTTATGCTTCAAAATACTAAGGCCAAAAAATACACCTATGCGTTAAAAAGTATGGCAGACTATAAAGCCATGATTCTTGAAAATCAATTTAGCGGTTTGTTACTTAAAGTGAATGATAGTGAGGTTTGGACCAAGCTAATAGGAAGTTTTAACGCCTATAATGTTCTAGCTATTTATGGTGCGGCAGATTTATTAGGGTTAGAAAAAGTGGAAATATTACGCTTAATAAGCGAGCTAAATAGCGTAGCGGGCAGATTTCAATACCTTATTTCAGAAGAAAAAATAACCGCTATTGTAGATTATGCGCATACCCCAGATGCCTTAAAAAATGTGTTAGAAACCATAAACAGTATTCGTACAAAAAATGAAGAACTAATTACGGTAGTTGGTTGTGGCGGAAATAGAGATAAAAAGAAGCGTCCTAAAATGGGAAACATTGCGTCATTACTAAGTACAAAAGTCATTTTTACTAGCGACAATCCAAGGCATGAAGATCCAGATGAGATTATAAAGGATGTTGAAAAAGGTGTGCCACCAGATAATGTCAAGAAAACACTATCCATAACCGATAGGAAACAAGCAATTAAAACGGCGTGTCAAATGGCAAATACTAACGATATTATTTTAATAGCGGGCAAAGGCCATGAAACTTATCAAGAGATAAAAGGAGAACGATTTGATTTTGATGATTTTAAAATCATTAAAGAATTTTTAAAGCAATTACAAAAGTAACATGTTATACTACTTATTCGAATATTTAGAAAAACATTACCAATTTCCAGGCGCCACTTTATTTGGGTTTTTAACCTTTAGAGGAGCTTTGGCGATAATATTGTCGTTGCTTATTTCAACCATTTTTGGAAAACGAATTATTGCTTTTTTACAAAAACAACAAGTTGGCGAAACTATAAGAGATTTAGGGTTGGAAGGTCAGGTTGAAAAAGCGGGAACGCCAACTATGGGGGGGATAATAATTATTTTGGCTACCATTATTCCAGTGTTATTACTAGCTAAATTAGAAAATGTCTATATCATTTTACTGTTAATAGCGACAGTGTGGATGGGAACCATAGGGTTTATCGACGATTATATAAAGAAATTTAAAAACGATAAAGAAGGTTTAAAAGGTAAGTTTAAAATCCTTGGGCAAGTTGGTTTAGGAATTATCGTTGGCGCAACCTTATACTTTAACGATAGCGTAACGATAAAAGAGAAATTACCTATAGACCAGCAAAAAGTAATTCTAGCAGAAAACCCTAATGTGCAGCCTTCAAAATTATTTAAAGCCGAAGAAAAATCAACAAAAACAACCATACCGTTTGTAAAAGGGAATGAGTTTGATTACGCCAATTTAATTACTTGGATAAGTCCAAACTTAAAACCTTATGCTTGGGTTATTTTCATTTTGGCAACCATTTTTATCATCACAGCCGTATCGAATGGCGCCAATTTAACCGATGGTATAGATGGCTTGGCGGCAGGTACATCGGCTATAATTGTGCTCACTTTAGGCATTTTTGCCTGGATATCTGGTAACATAATTTTTTCCGATTACTTAAACATTATGTATATCCCAAAAGTAGAAGAAATAACCATTTACATTGCGGCATTTGTTGGAGCGTTAGTTGGGTTCTTGTGGTATAATACATATCCGGCTCAAGTATTCATGGGCGATACAGGAAGCTTAACAATAGGCGGTATTATAGCTGTAATAGCTATTGCTGTACGAAAAGAGTGGTTAATTCCAGTGTTGTGCGGTATTTTCTTAGCAGAGAATCTTTCTGTGGTGTTGCAGGTAAGCTACTTTAAGTATACAAAGAAAAAATTTGGTGAAGGGAAACGCATTTTTAAAATGTCGCCCTTACATCATCATTATCAAAAATTAGGATATCACGAAAGTAAAATAGTGACCAGGTTCTGGATTGTAGGCATTTTGCTGGCTATTGTAACGATAGTGACCTTAAAAATTAGATAAATGAATCGGTTAGTGATCCTTGGTGGTGGAGAAAGTGGTGTGGGAACCGCTTTGCTAGGAAAAGAAAGAGGGTACCAAGTCTTTGTCTCAGATAAAGGAGAGATTAAGAAAAAGTATAAAGACGTTCTTATACATAATAATATTGATTGGGAAGACAAACAGCATACAGTAAATAAAATACTTAATGCAGATTTGGTGATGAAAAGTCCTGGAATACCAGACACAGTTCCGTTGGTAAAGCAAATAAAAGAACAGCATATTCCTGTTGTTTCAGAAATTGAATTTGCGTCACAATACACAAGCGCAACCATAGTAGGGATTACAGGAAGTAATGGGAAAACAACCACAGCGGCGTTAACACATCACATTCTCAAGCAAGAATTACAAGTAGGATTAGCGGGGAATATAGGGGACAGTTTCGCTTTGCAAGTGGTAAATAAAAACGTGAAAACATTCGTGTTAGAAATTAGCAGTTTTCAATTAGATGATATCATGTCATTTAAACCACATATCGCAGTGATAACCAATATTACACCAGATCATTTAGATCGGTATGAGTATAAGTTTGAAAATTATATTGCATCAAAATTTAGGATAGCCGAAAATCAAACCAAAGACGATTACTTAATCTATGATGCCGATGACGAAGTGATTGTGGATTGGTTGAAAAAGCACCCGGTTAAGTCTACTTTACTGCCGTTTTCATTAACAAAAAAAGTGATAAACGGTGCTTATATAGAAAATGAAAAAATAATAATAACAATAGATAACAACAAAATAAATATGCCAACAGATAAATTAGCATTAGAAGGAAAGCACAACGTGAAGAATGCTATGGCAGCTTCAACAGTTGCGCATTTACTTAAAATAAGAAAGCAAACTATACGCGAGAGTTTAGAAAACTTTCATGGTGTAGAACATCGTTTAGAAAATGTACTTAAAATTAACAAAGTACAGTACATCAACGATTCTAAGGCAACTAATGTTAATGCAACATACTATGCTTTAGAGAGTATGGGAGCGCCAACTGTTTGGATTGTTGGCGGGGAAGATAAAGGCAATAATTACGAAGAGCTTTTTTCGTTTGTAAATGAAAAAGTAAAAGCTATAGTATGCTTAGGTGTTGATAATGAAAAACTCCTAAAAAGCTTTAGTTCAATGGTTGATGTTATCATAGAAACCCAATTCATGACCGAAGCAGTTAAAATAGCATATAAGCTAGCAGAACCAGGAGATAATGTGTTGTTATCGCCAGCATGTGCAAGTTTCGATTTATTTGAAAATTACGAAGATAGAGGAAGACAATTTAAAGAAGCGGTAAGAAATTTATAAGAACCATAAATGCAGGCCATTTTTAAAAATATAAAAGGAGATAAACTAATATGGGCCATTGCGGCTTTATTGGCTATATTCTCGTTTTTGCCTGTTTATAGTGCGGCGAGCAATTTGGCTTATGGCGGAAGAGGAGCAAGCACATTTACCGATTTTGCCAAACATTTTGTACACCTAGCGCTAGGGTTTGTAGTCATGTTTGGGGTGCATAAAGTGCCTTACCGTTACTTTAAAGGATTATCTATTGTTATGATGCCTGTTGTTTTAATACTCTTATTAACAACACTTTTGCAGGGAAGCACAATGGCGGGCGCAAATGCAAGTCGTTGGATAAATATTCCTATTGTAAATATGTCATTTCAACCATCTACTTTAGCCTTTGTGGTTTTAATGGTTTATGTGGCAAGATATATGTCTAAAATTAAAGATCAGGCAGTTACTTTTAAAGAGTCTATTTTGCCTTTGTGGGTACCAGTATTTTTAGTGCTTGTGCTTATTCTTCCAGCAAACCTTTCTACAGCTGCTATTATGTTTGTAATGGTACTTATGTTAGTGTTTTTAGGTGGATACCCTATACGATATTTAGCAGTAATCTTAGGTGCTGGTTTGTTAGGTTTAATATTTTTTGTGTTGGTAGCAAAAGCTTTTCCAGATGCTATGCCTAATAGGGTAGATACATGGATGAGTAGAATTGAAAGTTATGCCGATGATAAAGGGGAAGATGGTTATCAAATAGAAAAAGCAAAAATAGCTATTGCTTCTGGAGGCGTGCAAGGTCTTGGGCCAGGAAAAAGTAAACAAAAACACTTTTTGCCACAATCGTCTTCAGATTTTATTTTTGCCATTATTGTGGAAGAATATGGGCTGATAGGTGGTTTTTTCTTAATGGTACTCTATCTGTGGCTGTTGTTTAGAATTGTTATTGCATCGCAAAAATCCGATACAATTTTTGGGAAACTTTTGGTCTTAGGTGTTGGTTTGCCAATTGTTTTTCAGGCGCTCATAAATATGGCAGTAGCTGTAGAGTTGTTCCCTGTGACTGGGCAAACTCTACCTCTAATTAGTAGTGGAGGAACATCAATATGGATGACTTGCCTAGCTTTAGGTATTGTATTAAGCGTAAGTGCAAAAAGAGAAGAAATTAAGGAACAAGAAGAGAAAGAAGATAACCCCTTAGAAGTGTTATCCGAAACGATATAATGAAAAAAATTAAAGTCATATTATCTGGAGGTGGAACAGGAGGTCATATCTATCCTGCGATTGCCATTGCAAATGAACTAAAATCACGGTATCCCGATGCTGAGTTTTTATTTGTAGGGGCAAAAGACCGTATGGAAATGGATAAAGTTCCAGAAGCTGGTTATAAGATAGAAGGACTTTGGATTTCTGGTTTACAGCGATCGCTAACTATTAAAAACTTAAGCTTTCCGTTTAAGGTTATCAGTAGTTTAATAAAGGCGCGTGGTATTATAAAACGCTTTAAGCCAGATGTAGCTATTGGTACAGGTGGTTATGCTAGTGGGCCGTTGCTTCAAGTGGCAGCGTCAAGCAATATACCAAGTGTTATTCAAGAGCAAAACTCATTTCCAGGAATAACTAACAAGTTGTTGGCTTCTAAAGTGGATAAAATTTGTGTGGCTTATGATGGTTTAGAACGCTTTTTTCCTAGTGAAAAAATTGTAAAAACAGGAAATCCAGTTAGGCAAGATTTACTAACCATAGACACAAAACGAGAACAAGCTTTAGAGCATTTTTCATTAAGCAAAGAAAAGAAAACACTTTTGGTGCTTGGGGGCAGTTTAGGAGCGCGAAGGATAAATCAGTTAATAGAAAAAGAACTCGATTTTATTCAAACGCATAATGTGCAAGTTATATGGCAATGCGGGAAACTATATTTTGAAAAGTATAAACTATATGACCATACTAAGAACGTACAAGTGCATGCATTTATAAAAGATATGGATTTAGCGTATGCTGCAGCCGACATTATTATTTCTAGAGCGGGTGCTATTTCCGTTTCAGAATTAAGTATTGTAGGAAAACCAGTCATTTTTATTCCATCACCCAATGTGGCCGAAGACCATCAAACAAAAAATGCCATGGCTTATGTTAAAGAAAATGCTGCCATGTTGATTAAAGAATCTGATTTAGAGGTTGATTTCGAAAACAAATTCACGAAGTTAATCATGTCGCCCGAACGTTGTGATGAATTAGGAGATAATATTAAAAAAATGGCTCTTGTAGATGCGACAAAGCATATTGTAGATGAAGTTGAAAAACTATTAAAATAAAACATGACTATTAACCAGATACATAGCGTTTACTTTATTGGTATTGGCGGCGTAGGTATGAGTGCCTTGGCAAGGTATTTTCATGCCAATAATAAACAGGTGTCTGGGTATGATAAAACACCAACCGAAATCACCAATGCATTAACCGATTTAGGGATAGAAATTCATTTTCAAGATAACCTAGATTTAGTGAATCTAGAAAGTTTAAACAAAGCCACAACATTAATCGTGTATACACCTGCAATACCTAAACATCATACCGAGCTTAATTACTTTATTAACGAAGGGTATCAGGTTATGAAACGGTCTCAAGTTTTAGGTCTTATAACACAAAATACGTTTTGTTTTGCCGTAGCAGGAACACATGGTAAAACAACAACAACTAGTATTTTGGCACACTTGCTTTACAGTTGCAATGTACCACTTACAGCATTTTTAGGAGGGTTTAGCGAGAATTATCAATCTAATTACATATCAAATGGTGCCGAGGTAACGGTAGTGGAAGCCGATGAGTTTGATCGTTCCTTTTTAACATTGTCTCCAAATTTGGCTTGTATAACCTCTATGGATGTCGATCATCTGGATATTTATGGTAATTCGGAAGCGTTGTCTGAGTCGTTTAAAGACTTTGCAAGTAAAGTAAAAGAAGATGGTAAGCTATTTGTTAAAAATGGGTTGACTATTAAGGGAATTACCTATGGCATTGAAGACAATTCAGATTATACAATTCAAAATATAACAATAAAACAAGGAAGTTATGTGTTTGATGTAAAAACACCTAAAACAACAATTAACAATATTAAATTTAACCTACCAGGTAGACACAATCTGTCTAATGCTTTAATAGCCTTGGCGATGGCTGTAGAATATGGTTGCCCTCACCAGCAGCTCGCCAAAGCTTTAGCATCATACAAAGGGGTTAAAAGGCGTTTTACATACCATATAAAAACCAACGACTTGGTGTATGTCGATGATTATGCGCATCATCCAGAAGAGTTAAAAGCAGTATACCAAGCGGTAAAAGAGATGTTTCCTAAACAAAAAAATGTGATTGTTTTTCAGCCGCATTTATTTAGTAGAACGCAAGATTTCGTCGATGAATTTGCCGAAAGTTTAAGTCTTTTTGATGAGGTATTGCTTTTAGATATTTACCCGGCAAGAGAATTACCTATACAAGGTGTAAATTCAAAGTGGTTGTTGGATAAAATTTCAAACCCAAACAAAAAACTTATAACGAAGAATAATATAGTTGAAGAAGTGCTTAAAACAAAGGCGTCAGTAGTTTTAACTGCTGGAGCTGGCGATATAGGAGCAGAAGTAAAACAAGTAAAAAAAGGGTTAGAACTTGCGCGTTAATTTTAATTACATAAAGCTATTTTTTCTACTCATTGTAGTAGTGTTTCTCTATGCGTTTTCTGCACATAGAAATGGGGCTAGAATTGTAGGAGAACCCAACGTGAAGTTTAAAGGTGGCGAAAACCTTTATATAGCTGCCGAGACTGTTAGTAAATTGTTAATACAAAATTATAAAGGCGTTAAAAACACATCTAAAGAAACTTTAGATTTGAATATATTGGAAACTGCCCTGAATTCCAATGCAATGATAAAATCGGCCGAAGTCTATGTGTCTGTAAATGGACAGCTTACAGCCGAAGTTGAGCAAAAAAAACCTATTGCAAGAGTGCTAGCAAAAACATCATATTATATCGATGATCAGGGAAGTTATATGCCGTTGTCTTCCTATCATTCTGCTAGAGTACCGCTTGTAACAGGTAAAGTAGATAAAAAAGACCTAAATAATATATATAAAATAGCCAAAAAAATAGCAACAGATAGTTTTTTAAAAACAAATGTTGTGCAAATACATCAATCAAAAAATAACGATTTGTTTTTGCAGTTTAGAGGCTACGATTTTACCGTTAAATTAGGCGGTTTAAGCAATTTAGAAAAGAAAATTAACAACTTAAAAGCCTTTTATAAAAAAGGTTTAAAAGATAAAACACTTAACGATTACAAAACGGTCAACCTTAAGTTTGAGAGTCAGGTTGTATGTACTAAAGCGTAAACCATGGAAAATAATATAGCAATAGGATTAGACATAGGAACCACAAAAATAGTGGCCATGATTGGGCGTAAGAACGAATATGGAAAAGTTGAAATTTTAGGCATAGGACGTTCTAAAAGTCTGGGGGTTCATCGTGGGGTCGTTAATAACATAACGCAAACCATACAATCTATTCAAGCTGCTGTTCAAGAAGCCGAAGCTAGTTCCGATCATAAAATAGAGGAAGTAACAGTAGGTATTGCAGGGCAGCATATTCGTAGTTTGCAGCATAGCGATTATATAACACGACCAGATTCCGAAACAGTTATAGACGAGGAA carries:
- a CDS encoding UDP-N-acetylmuramoyl-L-alanyl-D-glutamate--2,6-diaminopimelate ligase, coding for MKHALKDILYKVSLNVVSGNTHQDINGIQFDSRHVNKRDVFVAIKGSAVDGHDYIETAINKGAVAIVCEKLPSEKVEKVTYVEVDNASVALAQMASNYYGAPSENLKLVGVTGTNGKTTIASLLYQLFKNAGYKVGLLSTVKIMVDDKAFKATHTTPDSLAINKYLKMMNDDGVEFCFMEVSSHGIHQNRTKGLVFSGGIFTNLSHDHLDYHASFAEYRDVKKRFFDELPKSAFALVNTDDKNGAVMLQNTKAKKYTYALKSMADYKAMILENQFSGLLLKVNDSEVWTKLIGSFNAYNVLAIYGAADLLGLEKVEILRLISELNSVAGRFQYLISEEKITAIVDYAHTPDALKNVLETINSIRTKNEELITVVGCGGNRDKKKRPKMGNIASLLSTKVIFTSDNPRHEDPDEIIKDVEKGVPPDNVKKTLSITDRKQAIKTACQMANTNDIILIAGKGHETYQEIKGERFDFDDFKIIKEFLKQLQK
- the mraY gene encoding phospho-N-acetylmuramoyl-pentapeptide-transferase; this encodes MLYYLFEYLEKHYQFPGATLFGFLTFRGALAIILSLLISTIFGKRIIAFLQKQQVGETIRDLGLEGQVEKAGTPTMGGIIIILATIIPVLLLAKLENVYIILLLIATVWMGTIGFIDDYIKKFKNDKEGLKGKFKILGQVGLGIIVGATLYFNDSVTIKEKLPIDQQKVILAENPNVQPSKLFKAEEKSTKTTIPFVKGNEFDYANLITWISPNLKPYAWVIFILATIFIITAVSNGANLTDGIDGLAAGTSAIIVLTLGIFAWISGNIIFSDYLNIMYIPKVEEITIYIAAFVGALVGFLWYNTYPAQVFMGDTGSLTIGGIIAVIAIAVRKEWLIPVLCGIFLAENLSVVLQVSYFKYTKKKFGEGKRIFKMSPLHHHYQKLGYHESKIVTRFWIVGILLAIVTIVTLKIR
- the murD gene encoding UDP-N-acetylmuramoyl-L-alanine--D-glutamate ligase — translated: MNRLVILGGGESGVGTALLGKERGYQVFVSDKGEIKKKYKDVLIHNNIDWEDKQHTVNKILNADLVMKSPGIPDTVPLVKQIKEQHIPVVSEIEFASQYTSATIVGITGSNGKTTTAALTHHILKQELQVGLAGNIGDSFALQVVNKNVKTFVLEISSFQLDDIMSFKPHIAVITNITPDHLDRYEYKFENYIASKFRIAENQTKDDYLIYDADDEVIVDWLKKHPVKSTLLPFSLTKKVINGAYIENEKIIITIDNNKINMPTDKLALEGKHNVKNAMAASTVAHLLKIRKQTIRESLENFHGVEHRLENVLKINKVQYINDSKATNVNATYYALESMGAPTVWIVGGEDKGNNYEELFSFVNEKVKAIVCLGVDNEKLLKSFSSMVDVIIETQFMTEAVKIAYKLAEPGDNVLLSPACASFDLFENYEDRGRQFKEAVRNL
- a CDS encoding FtsW/RodA/SpoVE family cell cycle protein, with translation MQAIFKNIKGDKLIWAIAALLAIFSFLPVYSAASNLAYGGRGASTFTDFAKHFVHLALGFVVMFGVHKVPYRYFKGLSIVMMPVVLILLLTTLLQGSTMAGANASRWINIPIVNMSFQPSTLAFVVLMVYVARYMSKIKDQAVTFKESILPLWVPVFLVLVLILPANLSTAAIMFVMVLMLVFLGGYPIRYLAVILGAGLLGLIFFVLVAKAFPDAMPNRVDTWMSRIESYADDKGEDGYQIEKAKIAIASGGVQGLGPGKSKQKHFLPQSSSDFIFAIIVEEYGLIGGFFLMVLYLWLLFRIVIASQKSDTIFGKLLVLGVGLPIVFQALINMAVAVELFPVTGQTLPLISSGGTSIWMTCLALGIVLSVSAKREEIKEQEEKEDNPLEVLSETI
- the murG gene encoding undecaprenyldiphospho-muramoylpentapeptide beta-N-acetylglucosaminyltransferase yields the protein MKKIKVILSGGGTGGHIYPAIAIANELKSRYPDAEFLFVGAKDRMEMDKVPEAGYKIEGLWISGLQRSLTIKNLSFPFKVISSLIKARGIIKRFKPDVAIGTGGYASGPLLQVAASSNIPSVIQEQNSFPGITNKLLASKVDKICVAYDGLERFFPSEKIVKTGNPVRQDLLTIDTKREQALEHFSLSKEKKTLLVLGGSLGARRINQLIEKELDFIQTHNVQVIWQCGKLYFEKYKLYDHTKNVQVHAFIKDMDLAYAAADIIISRAGAISVSELSIVGKPVIFIPSPNVAEDHQTKNAMAYVKENAAMLIKESDLEVDFENKFTKLIMSPERCDELGDNIKKMALVDATKHIVDEVEKLLK
- the murC gene encoding UDP-N-acetylmuramate--L-alanine ligase encodes the protein MTINQIHSVYFIGIGGVGMSALARYFHANNKQVSGYDKTPTEITNALTDLGIEIHFQDNLDLVNLESLNKATTLIVYTPAIPKHHTELNYFINEGYQVMKRSQVLGLITQNTFCFAVAGTHGKTTTTSILAHLLYSCNVPLTAFLGGFSENYQSNYISNGAEVTVVEADEFDRSFLTLSPNLACITSMDVDHLDIYGNSEALSESFKDFASKVKEDGKLFVKNGLTIKGITYGIEDNSDYTIQNITIKQGSYVFDVKTPKTTINNIKFNLPGRHNLSNALIALAMAVEYGCPHQQLAKALASYKGVKRRFTYHIKTNDLVYVDDYAHHPEELKAVYQAVKEMFPKQKNVIVFQPHLFSRTQDFVDEFAESLSLFDEVLLLDIYPARELPIQGVNSKWLLDKISNPNKKLITKNNIVEEVLKTKASVVLTAGAGDIGAEVKQVKKGLELAR